A genomic window from Nicotiana sylvestris chromosome 11, ASM39365v2, whole genome shotgun sequence includes:
- the LOC104225267 gene encoding replication protein A 70 kDa DNA-binding subunit B-like: MSDRFNPQIPFSIELVLQDSKGDRIHATIGKYILKFFRNKIHELRLYRMNYFVVGPNNLKLRTTTHKLKLTFTQKTFVEETNDPSFHMNIFNLRPFHQLTNEHDVDEIELLDVVGQVVTYEDVKTYNQGDDQSFLINVVLEDDQRNRIMATLWSELVDQIQHHLNESADEPLIVVFPHMKPQKYRGNYSVRSCWYQTKIWINSMLPQSIEFKSRLLAARQSNIERITRTSSQQSYSVRNELDKGIVLFKTIRDLVQCTQIAAKFVNLELDRGWSYLACNKCSRKVEKVGNKYFYAKCNEEESSVTHRYRLQVRVMDGTAFISLLLWNREAMQLIGKSAKELKERLVETSLANADCSYPSEMDDILYKKFMFKVIVKQENIESQVEVYKVLKFTDDDDLLKEYDHTLFEDNMNDPHFLDGQSSSGDKLFGDLMAESQLKSVLQTPIEKSVSESGSSVLDDGDACNAKISPLKTYDKKTRSANKASADDDFNSQLSMVEMEIRIMTMFLYRMDANLERTEFKKQLVRFKFAMMSHFFREGGSFGNSFLVPATSPDSEFINLIPDS; this comes from the exons ATGTCGGATCGCTTTAACCCGCAAATACCGTTTTCAATTGAATTGGTTTTACAAGATTCTAAG GGTGATCGTATACATGCTACAATCGGAAAGTATATTCTTAAGTTTTTTAGGAACAAGATACATGAACTTCGCTTATATCGTATGAACTACTTTGTAGTCGGACCAAATAATTTGAAGTTGAGGACTACGACACACAAGTTGAAGCTGACATTTACTCAAAAGACATTTGTCGAGGAAACAAATGATCCTTCATTTCATATGAACATCTTTAACTTGCGCCCTTTTCACCAACTAACAAATGAACATGATGTCGATGAGATAGAATTACTcg ATGTTGTTGGTCAGGTTGTGACCTATGAAGATGTTAAGACCTACAATCAAGGAGACGACCAAAGTTTCCTTATTAATGTTGTACTCGAAGATGATCA GAGGAACAGGATTATGGCAACATTATGGAGCGAACTTGTGGATCAAATTCAACATCACTTGAATGAATCTGCCGATGAGCCTTTGATTGTTGTTTTCCCGCATATGAAACCTCAAAAATATCGAG GTAATTACTCAGTGCGTAGCTGTTGGTATCAGACAAAGATATGGATAAATTCTATGTTGCCACAGTCTATTGAATTTAAATCCAG ATTACTTGCAGCACGTCAATCAAACATTGAGCGAATCACTCGAACAAGTTCTCAACAAAGTTACTCTGTTAGAAATGAGTTAGACAAAGGAATTGTACTGTTTAAAACTATTAGGGATTTAGTTCAGTGCACGCAA ATTGCAGCAAAATTTGTTAATTTGGAACTTGACCGGGGATGGTCATACTTGGCATGCAACAAGTGTAGTCGAAAGGTGGAAAAAGTTGGAAATAAATACTTTTATGCCAAATGCAATGAAGAAGAGTCTTCTGTTACTCACAG GTATAGGCTTCAAGTTCGTGTTATGGATGGAACCGCTTTTATCTCATTGTTGCTTTGGAATCGCGAAGCTATGCAACTTATAGGGAAGTCCGCAAAAGAACTTAAGGAAAGATTAGTTGAG ACTTCACTTGCGAATGCTGACTGTTCTTATCCAAGTGAAATGGACGATATTCTTTATAAAAAATTCATGTTCAAGGTTATTGTTAAGCAAGAGAATATTGAGTCGCAGGTCGAAGTCTACAAAGTTCTTAAGTTTACTGATGATGATGACCTTCTAAAGGAATACGACCATACTTTATTCGAAGACAATATGAAT GATCCACATTTTTTGGATGGACAAAGCTCAAGTGGAGATAAGCTTTTCGGG GATCTTATGGCCGAAAGTCAGCTGAAGTCTGTTTTGCAAACTCCCATTGAGAAAAGTGTATCAGAAAGTGGATCGTCGGTGTTAGACGATGGAGATGCTTGCAATGCAAAAATATCCCCTTTGAAGACATATGACAAGAAAACTAGATCCGCTAATAAGGCATCAGCAGATGATGACTTCAATTCTCAACT CTCCATGGTTGAAATGGAAATTCGGATAATGACTATGTTTCTTTATCGGATGGATGCCAACCTGGAAAGAACAGAGTTCAAGAAACAGCTAGTAAGATTTAAATTTGCCATGATGAGTCATTTTTTCCGGGAGGGAGGATCGTTTGGTAATAGCTTTTTAGTTCCTGCAACTTCACCTGATTCAGAATTCATCAACCTTATTCCTGATTCCTGA
- the LOC104241705 gene encoding uncharacterized protein isoform X2, producing the protein MASLPSDESYHFRAHPSSCASKPWACSLLLFYVHLVSNGAWYPYGAIKNIDGEGILTDISCSWMASDNGRAFFKHWQFEYINLKEEETEKKKY; encoded by the exons ATGGCTTCTCTTCCATCCGATGAAAGCTACCATTTCAGAGCCCATCCCTCTTCCTG TGCCTCAAAACCTTGGGCGTGCTCTCTGCTTCTCTTCTATGTTCATCTTG TATCTAATGGTGCATGGTATCCATATGGAGCAATAAAAAACATTGACGGAGAAG GAATCCTCACTGACATCTCTTGCTCATGGATGGCAAGTGATAACGGAAGAGCTTTTTTTAAGCATTGGCAATTTGAATACATCAacctaaaagaagaagaaacagagAAGAAAAAATATTGA
- the LOC104241705 gene encoding uncharacterized protein isoform X3 has product MASLPSDESYHFRAHPSSCASKPWACSLLLFYVHLGILTDISCSWMASDNGRAFFKHWQFEYINLKEEETEKKKY; this is encoded by the exons ATGGCTTCTCTTCCATCCGATGAAAGCTACCATTTCAGAGCCCATCCCTCTTCCTG TGCCTCAAAACCTTGGGCGTGCTCTCTGCTTCTCTTCTATGTTCATCTTG GAATCCTCACTGACATCTCTTGCTCATGGATGGCAAGTGATAACGGAAGAGCTTTTTTTAAGCATTGGCAATTTGAATACATCAacctaaaagaagaagaaacagagAAGAAAAAATATTGA
- the LOC104241705 gene encoding uncharacterized protein isoform X1, whose translation MIGLNPNGSNYKNRLSSSLPRLLLGLWIASKPWACSLLLFYVHLVSNGAWYPYGAIKNIDGEGILTDISCSWMASDNGRAFFKHWQFEYINLKEEETEKKKY comes from the exons ATGATTGGTTTGAACCCAAATGGGTCTAACTACAAGAATCGTCTTTCCTCTTCACTCCCAAGACTCTTGCTAGGATTGTGGAT TGCCTCAAAACCTTGGGCGTGCTCTCTGCTTCTCTTCTATGTTCATCTTG TATCTAATGGTGCATGGTATCCATATGGAGCAATAAAAAACATTGACGGAGAAG GAATCCTCACTGACATCTCTTGCTCATGGATGGCAAGTGATAACGGAAGAGCTTTTTTTAAGCATTGGCAATTTGAATACATCAacctaaaagaagaagaaacagagAAGAAAAAATATTGA